DNA from Halobaculum sp. XH14:
CGCGCCGAGGACGCGCCACGAGGACCGCTGGGTCCGCCCGTTCGACGAGCGAAAGCGCGATCTGGAGGCCGAACTCGCGCCGCTGGCTGCCGAACACGGCCGCGAGTTCTCCGTCAGGCCGCTCACCGAACCGACCGGCATCGCGACCGAACCGGAGTTCGACGCGCTCATCGTCTCGCCCGAGACCCGCGAGGGGGGCGAGCGGATCAACCAACTCCGCCGGGAGGCCGGTCACGACCCGCTCCGCATCGAAGTCGTCGAACACGTCCCGGCCGAGGACGGCGACCGGATCTCCTCGACCCGCATCGTCAAGGGCGAGATCGACCAGCACGGGAACCTCACGCCCGAGCGTGAGGGCCGTGGCACCGCCCGCCCGGACTGACGTGCCGTTCAGCGGTGCAACCGGGTGGCTCTCCCGGCGGTCGGCACCGGTGCTCCTCCTCTCGGGCGGCGCGGGACTCGCACTGGCCGGCTACGCGCTGATCCGTTCGACTGGAACGGATCCCGACAGCCTCCTCGCGTACGTCGGCGGCGCGCTGCTGCTGCTCGGTCAGCTTTCGGCAGTCGTCGGCCTCGCGATCCTCGCCTGGTGGCTCGTCAGCGACTGATCGTCTTCGCTTCCCTCGCGGAACGGGAGCGCGTTGGGCCGGGTCACCACGTCGGCGGGGAGAACCCCGCATCCCTGAGGATCTCCTTCCAGCGCTGCTGGACCGACAGCCGCGTCACGTCCATCGACTCGGCCACGCGAGTCTGTGACCGCTCGTCGCCGGCGATGAGCGCGCCGGCGTACAGCGCCGCCGCGGCCATCGCGGGCTTGGACCGCTCGGCCTCGGGGACGTGGGAGAGGAACAGGTCCGTCGCGTTCGACCGCGCCTCGCTCGAGAGCTCCAGCGACTCGGCGGCCCGCCGGAGGTCGCGGAGCCACTCCTCGTTTTCCACCTCGTCGCTCGCGCGGTACACGGTGGGACTGTCGTCGTTCCGCTACTTAAGGGCTCGGCGTCCTCCGACAGCTACTTACGACGATTTCCGGTAGTATTCGATGCGCGCGGGTAGCCAAGCCAGGCCAACGGCGCAGCGCTTAGGACGCTGTCCCATAGGGGTCCGCCGGTTCGAATCCGGTCCCGCGCAGTGACCGTCGCGAGCGGAGCGAGCGGCGTGAACGAGCAGGACCGAATTCGAAGGAGACGAGGCGCGCACGGTGGAGCGAGCAGGTCTCGGGGTGGTTCGAATCCGGTTTCCGTGCTTGGGGGATGAAGTTGCGACTGAGAGGGAACACCTAATGACGACCGCA
Protein-coding regions in this window:
- a CDS encoding transcription initiation factor IIB family protein; amino-acid sequence: MYRASDEVENEEWLRDLRRAAESLELSSEARSNATDLFLSHVPEAERSKPAMAAAALYAGALIAGDERSQTRVAESMDVTRLSVQQRWKEILRDAGFSPPTW
- a CDS encoding phosphopantetheine adenylyltransferase, which codes for MNVALGGTFDPIHDGHRVLFERAFELGDVTVGLTSDELAPRTRHEDRWVRPFDERKRDLEAELAPLAAEHGREFSVRPLTEPTGIATEPEFDALIVSPETREGGERINQLRREAGHDPLRIEVVEHVPAEDGDRISSTRIVKGEIDQHGNLTPEREGRGTARPD